TGTTCGGTCTGCCCGCGCTGAGCGGCGCCGAGCCGGACTTCACCGAGGCGGCCGACCTGCGCAAGGACTTCGGCGGCGGCGCGGGCGCCCAGGGGGCGGGCGGCGGCGGCTGCGGCGGCGGGGACGGCGGCGGGTGCGGCGGGTGCGGGGGCTGCGGTGGGTGACGCGGTGCCCGCCGGGCTCGGCGTCGGCATCGGCTGGCGTCCGGCGATCAGCGGGTTCGTGGCGTCGCTGCCGGGGCTGCGGTTCACCGAGGCGATCGCCGAGTCGGTGCGGCCCGCGCGTCCGGACCCCGCCCTGCTCGCGCTGCGCGACCGCGGCGCGGCGGTCGTCCCGCACGGGATCCGGCTGTCGCTCGGCGGCGCCGAACCGGTGTCGGCCGGACGCGTCGCGCACCTCGCCGCGTGCGCCGAGGCGCTCGGATCGCCGCTGGTCAGCGAGCACGTCGCGTTCGTCCGCGCGGGCGGCGTCGAGGCCGGGCACCTGCTGCCGGTGCCCCGCACCCGCGCCGCGCTCGACGTCCTCACCGCGAACGTCCGCCGCACCCTGGACGGCCTGCCGGTGCCGCTGGCCGTCGAGCCGATCGCCGCGCTGTTCGACTGGCCGGACGCCGAGTACGACGAGGCCGCCTTCCTCACCGAGCTGGCCGAACGCACCGGTGTCCTGCTGCTGCTCGACGTCGCCAACGTGTACGCCAACGCCCGCAACCGGGGCGCCGACCCCCTCGACCTCATCGACCGGCTGCCGCTCGAGCGCGTCGCCTACTGCCACGTCGCGGGCGGCGAGCGGGCGGGCGGCCGCTACCACGACACCCACGCCGCGCCCGTCCCGCCCGAGGTCCTGGACCTGGTCGCGGAGCTGTGCGCCCGGCGCCGCCCGCCCGGGGCCCTCCTCGAACGCGACGACCGCTACCCGCCCGCCGCCGAACTGCGGGACGAACTCGACGCCGTCGCCGCCGCGTCCGGGCACCCGCGCGTCACATGACCGGCGGGCCCCTGGACGCGGACCTCGCGGCGGCGCAGGAGGCGCTCGTGCGCGCGATGGCGGCGGGCGGGCCGATGCCGCCCGGGTTCGACGCCGACGCCGTCCGGGCGGCGGCGCGGAGCGTCCTGCGCAAGCGCGCCGCGGAGGTCGCGCACGCGTGGCCCGCGCTGGCCGCGTCCTACGGGACGTCCTGGCGCGCGGCCTTCGCGGCCTGGGCGGCGGCGCGGCCCACGCGCGGATCGGCCCGGGACGGGCGCGACTTCGCCCGCGCCCACCGGCACGAGTTGACGCCCGGCGCGGCGCGGGAACTGGCCCTCGCGGAGGTGCGGTGGTCGTATGGCGGCGAGGGCGCGCCGCGCCGCCGCGCCGCCGGGGTGCGGCGGGTCCCCGGCGGGCTGGCGATCGCGGTCCTCGGCCGGGCGCGGACACTGGCCCGCGGCCGCTGACGGGCCTCGCGGGGGACGTGCCGAAGCCTCCCTCAACGACTATGGTCTAGACCAATGGCGGCGCGCCGGAACGATCGGCGAATACGCGGCGTAGCCGTGCGCCGACGTTTAGTCTGGGCACGTGAATCGAGGGAGGAGACCGGTGGCGGGAGAAGGAGACGGCATGCGCGTCGGAGTGCTGACCGGCGGCGGGGACTGCCCCGGCCTGAACGCGGTGATCCGCGCGGTCGTGCGCAAGGGCGTGCAGGTCTTCGGGTACGAGTTCGTGGGCTTCCGGGCCGGCTGGCGCGGCCCCCTCGAAGGCGACACCGTGGCCCTCGACGTCCAGGCCGTGCGCGGCATCCTGCCGCGCGGCGGCACGATCCTCGGATCGTCCCGCACCAACCCGATCAAGGTCGAGGGCGGCGTCGAGCGGATCAAGGACAACCTGGCCGGGCTCGGCGTGGACGCGCTGATCGCCATCGGCGGCGAGGACACCCTCGGCGTCGCGCGCGAGCTGCACTCGCGCGGCGTGCACGTCGTGGGCGTCCCCAAGACCATCGACAACGACCTGAACGCCACCGACTACACCTTCGGGTTCGACACCGCGGTGAACATCGGGGTCGAGGCCGTCGACCGGCTGCACACCACCGCCGAGAGCCACCACCGCGCGCTGATCTGCGAGGTCATGGGCCGCCACGCGGGCTGGATCGCGCTGCACGTCGGGATGGCCGCGGGCGCCAACGTCATCCTGATCCCCGAGCGGCCGTTCGACATCGACAAGGTCGTCGAGTACGTGGAGAGCCGGTTCAAGACCCGGTACGCGCCGATCATCGTGGTGTCCGAGGGCGCCCACCCGATCGACGGGCAGATGCAGCTGCAGACGGGCGAGCGCGACGCGTTCGGGCACGTCCGGCTCGGCGGCATCGGGCAGCGGCTCGCCGACGAGATCGAGAAGCGCACCGGCAAGGAGGCCCGCGCCACCGTGCTCGGGCACATCCAGCGCGGCGGCACCCCGAGCGCGTTCGACCGGGTGCTCGCCACCCGCCTCGGCCTGCAGGCGATCGACGCCGTCCGCGACGGCGACTACGGCAAGATGGTCGCGCTGCAGGGCACCGACATCGTCCGGGTCGGCCTCGACGAGGCGACCAAGGAGCTGAAGACCGTCCCGATCGAGCGCTACGAGGAGGCCGAGGTCTTCTTCGGCTGACGAAGTAATTCCTCCTGGCGGGAACACCGATAGTCGGTCGCGGCGTTGCGGCTTCTGGGCCACACTGGAGGCCCGCCCCCTATCCGTGTGCCCGCCAGGAGGATTTCGCATGACCACGCTCGACGCCGCGCCCGCCGTCGTCCGGGAGCAGTCGCCGGTCGACGGCGAGCCGTGCGTGCTGCTCAAACTCGGCGAGGTCGTCCTCAAGGGCAAGAACCGCGAGCAGTTCGAACGCCGGCTGGCCGACAACGTCCGCACCGCGGTCCGCCCGATCGCCCGCGTCGACGTCATCCGGCGGCACGGCGTCTTCATCGTCCGCACCAAGGACGCCGACCTCGCCACGGTCGACCGTCTCGCGGAGCGGATCACCGACGTCATGGGCATCGTGTGGGCGCACCGCGCCTGGCGCGTCGGCAAGGACCTCGCGAGCGTCGAACGCGCCGCCCTCGAGCTGATGGACGGACGCACCGGCTCGTTCGCCGTCCGGTCGCGCCGCCGCGACAAGCGGTTCCCGATGACCTCCACCGAGCTCGACCGGCACATCGGCGCGCTGGTCGCCGCCGAGTACGGGCAGCCGGTCAAGCTCAAGAACCCCGAGCACACCCTGTCGATCGAGGTCGACCGCGACGAGGTCTTCGTGTTCTCCGGCGGCCTGCCCGGCCAGGGCGGCCTCCCGGTCGGGATGAGCGGGCGCGCGCTGGTGCTGATGTCGGGCGGCATCGACTCGCCCGTCGCCGCCTACCGGATGATGCGCCGCGGCCTGCGCGTCGACTACCTGCACTTCTCCGGGATGCCGTTCACCGGCCCCGAATCGATCTACAAGGCGTACGCGCTGGTCCGCGAGCTGGACAAGTTCCAGGGCGGGTCCCGGCTGTTCGTCGTCCCGTTCGGCAAGGCGCAGCAGCAGATCAAGTCGTCCGGCGCGGACCGGCTCGCGGTGATCGCGCAGCGCCGGCTGATGCTGCGCACCGGCGAGGTCCTCGCCCGCCGGCTGCGCGGCGCCGCGCTGATCACCGGGGACGCGCTCGGCCAGGTGTCCAGCCAGACGCTCGCCAACATGACCGCGCTGGACGACGCGGCCGAGCTGCCGATCCTGCGGCCCCTCGTCGGCATGGACAAGATCGAGATCATGGACCAGGCGCGGAAGATCCGCACCCTGTCGATCTCCGAGCTGCCCGACGAGGACTGCTGCACGATGCTCGCGCCGCGCCGCGCCGAGACCCGCGCGAAGATCGACGACCTGCGGCAGATCGAGAAGCGCCTCGACGTCGGGGAGCTCGCCGACCGGCTCGCCGAGTCCGTCCAGGAGCACCGGCCCGTCTACGGCGACACCGCCTCCTGACCCCGGTCAGCGGGGGTCGCCGGGGCGCGGCGGCTCCGGGCCGTCCGGGCCCAGCAGCGTGACCCGCTCGATCCGCACCACCCGGAACCGCCGCCCGGCGACCGTGATGCCGTTGCGGCCCGTCCCGTCGTCCATCAGCTCCGCCGCCGCCGCGAACTCGGCGGCGGCCGGCTCCGCGGGCCGCTCGATCACCGGGACGACGTGCCGGAAGTAGGTGACGAGCGAGTCGCGGGCCTGCTGCGGCCCGTCGTGCAGCCGCCCGACCGGACGCCACCGCCCGCCGCCCCGCTCGGCGACCGTGAACACCGGCGCGAGCGGCACCGGCGTCAGGAACGTTCCGTCCGGCTCGTTCCCGGCGGCGGCCGCCGCGTCCAGCACCTGGCACAGCAGCTCCGCCGAGGCGAGGTCCGAGCCGCCCTCGTCCGCGGGCAGCAGCTCGGCCGCGCCGCGCACCGCCCGCCCGGACGGCTCCAGGTCCGTGGGCCGCGGCGGTTCGGGCCCGTCCGGTCCGGTGCGCACGAGCTGCTCGATCCGCACGATCCGGAACCGCCGCCCCGCCGCGTCCACCTCGTCGGACGGGGCGGCCTGCAGCGCCCGCGCCGCCGCCCGCAACTCCCGTCCGGCGGCGTCGCCCGCGTCGGCGGCCAGATCCTCCAGGTGGACGGCGAGCAGCTCCCGCGCGCCCTGCGGCAGCGGGTCGCACGGGCACACCAGCCGCCACCCGCCC
The nucleotide sequence above comes from Actinomadura algeriensis. Encoded proteins:
- a CDS encoding DUF692 domain-containing protein, which gives rise to MGDAVPAGLGVGIGWRPAISGFVASLPGLRFTEAIAESVRPARPDPALLALRDRGAAVVPHGIRLSLGGAEPVSAGRVAHLAACAEALGSPLVSEHVAFVRAGGVEAGHLLPVPRTRAALDVLTANVRRTLDGLPVPLAVEPIAALFDWPDAEYDEAAFLTELAERTGVLLLLDVANVYANARNRGADPLDLIDRLPLERVAYCHVAGGERAGGRYHDTHAAPVPPEVLDLVAELCARRRPPGALLERDDRYPPAAELRDELDAVAAASGHPRVT
- a CDS encoding 6-phosphofructokinase, coding for MRVGVLTGGGDCPGLNAVIRAVVRKGVQVFGYEFVGFRAGWRGPLEGDTVALDVQAVRGILPRGGTILGSSRTNPIKVEGGVERIKDNLAGLGVDALIAIGGEDTLGVARELHSRGVHVVGVPKTIDNDLNATDYTFGFDTAVNIGVEAVDRLHTTAESHHRALICEVMGRHAGWIALHVGMAAGANVILIPERPFDIDKVVEYVESRFKTRYAPIIVVSEGAHPIDGQMQLQTGERDAFGHVRLGGIGQRLADEIEKRTGKEARATVLGHIQRGGTPSAFDRVLATRLGLQAIDAVRDGDYGKMVALQGTDIVRVGLDEATKELKTVPIERYEEAEVFFG
- the thiI gene encoding tRNA uracil 4-sulfurtransferase ThiI yields the protein MTTLDAAPAVVREQSPVDGEPCVLLKLGEVVLKGKNREQFERRLADNVRTAVRPIARVDVIRRHGVFIVRTKDADLATVDRLAERITDVMGIVWAHRAWRVGKDLASVERAALELMDGRTGSFAVRSRRRDKRFPMTSTELDRHIGALVAAEYGQPVKLKNPEHTLSIEVDRDEVFVFSGGLPGQGGLPVGMSGRALVLMSGGIDSPVAAYRMMRRGLRVDYLHFSGMPFTGPESIYKAYALVRELDKFQGGSRLFVVPFGKAQQQIKSSGADRLAVIAQRRLMLRTGEVLARRLRGAALITGDALGQVSSQTLANMTALDDAAELPILRPLVGMDKIEIMDQARKIRTLSISELPDEDCCTMLAPRRAETRAKIDDLRQIEKRLDVGELADRLAESVQEHRPVYGDTAS
- a CDS encoding DUF5954 family protein — protein: MTTGEGDAFGRLFPEDLDGVDPVAAVLRADARRSMTAYPEPVVVGALFAAAERVAGGWRLVCPCDPLPQGARELLAVHLEDLAADAGDAAGRELRAAARALQAAPSDEVDAAGRRFRIVRIEQLVRTGPDGPEPPRPTDLEPSGRAVRGAAELLPADEGGSDLASAELLCQVLDAAAAAGNEPDGTFLTPVPLAPVFTVAERGGGRWRPVGRLHDGPQQARDSLVTYFRHVVPVIERPAEPAAAEFAAAAELMDDGTGRNGITVAGRRFRVVRIERVTLLGPDGPEPPRPGDPR